AGATGCGCAACCGCCAGATTGTCTACAACCAGTTTATCTCTGATGAACCGCTGGACAAAGCCCTACGGACTTTCCTGCAGCAACGGCTGGCGCATATTTGATTATTAATAATTGAATAACTGATTAATGAATCAGGCATTGACAAAGGAAAAATCTTATGTCTTACGTCCTGATACTTGTGTCTAGAAAATGAAAGACAACTTCTCCGGCCACGCGGCCGACTACGCGAAATACCGGCCAGAGTACCCGCAGGAACTGATCACCTACCTGGTCAGCCTGGCTCCTGCGCACCAACTCGCCTGGGACTGCGCCACCGGCAACGGACAGGTGGCAGGCATGCTGTCGGCATATTTTGCGGAAGTAGTCGCCACAGATATTTCAGAAAAGCAGCTTCAGAACGCGGTGCAGCAGCCGAACATCACCTATAAAGTGGAGCAGGCCGAGCAGTCGTCGCTGGCAGATGCTTCCGTGGATTTGGTGGTTGTGGCGCAGGCGGTGCATTGGTTTGAATTTGAAAAGTTTTACCAGCAGGTGAAGCGCGTGCTGCGGCAGGAGGGTGTGCTAGCGCTAATCGGGTATGGCCTGATTCATATCAACCCTGCTGTGGATGAGGTGATTCAGAAGCTGTATGGTGGAATTCTGGAAGGCTATTGGGACCCGGAGCGCCGTTACATCGACGAGGCCTACCGTACAATTCCTTTTCCATTTCAGGAGCTGGACATGCCGCCTTTTGAAATCAAGTATAATTGGACATTGGAGACCCTGCTGGGCTACCTGAACACGTGGTCGGCGGTGAAGCATTATGAGCGGCAGCAGGGACAAAACCCGGTACAACTGATCGAGCAGGAGCTTCGGGAGAAATGGGGCCAGCAGAAGCAGCAGGAAGTAAAATTCAACATCATCGCTAGAATAGGCAAAGTATAGCTATCGAAATTCAGCAATCAAATTTAAATTCGCTCATTCACTCAGTCGCTCATTCAAAATTCAGTCATTCAGTTATTCAAAATTGACCTTTCTCGCACCATACTGGCTTTTTGCAGCGTCGGCTATACTTGTCCCGATCGCCATTCACCTGTGGAACAAACGGCAGGGAAAGACGGTGAAGGTGGGCAGTCTTCGTTGGCTGGAGGCTTCGGCGAGCCAGCGCTGGAGCAGCATTAAACTGCACGATGTGTGGCTGCTGCTGTTGCGCTGCTTTATACTTATTTTGCTGGCGGTGGCGCTGGCGCAACCGGTGTGGGTGCATCAGCCAAAAGCACAGGGGCAAAAAGCAGTGTACGTGGGGCAGGAGCTGCTGTATAATTCAGCCAGGGAAGTCGTTCAGCCTATGGTGAATTCGCTGCTGCTGCGCGGCTACTCGTTGCACACTTTTACAGCAGGCTTTCCACAGATTCCGCAGGAGGCGTGGCAGCAGCTCAAGAACCGCACCCAGGACAGCACCTTCAG
Above is a window of Pontibacter akesuensis DNA encoding:
- a CDS encoding class I SAM-dependent methyltransferase, which gives rise to MKDNFSGHAADYAKYRPEYPQELITYLVSLAPAHQLAWDCATGNGQVAGMLSAYFAEVVATDISEKQLQNAVQQPNITYKVEQAEQSSLADASVDLVVVAQAVHWFEFEKFYQQVKRVLRQEGVLALIGYGLIHINPAVDEVIQKLYGGILEGYWDPERRYIDEAYRTIPFPFQELDMPPFEIKYNWTLETLLGYLNTWSAVKHYERQQGQNPVQLIEQELREKWGQQKQQEVKFNIIARIGKV